The Shewanella sp. KX20019 genome window below encodes:
- the parE gene encoding DNA topoisomerase IV subunit B, whose translation MTNQYTSDAIEVLNGLDPVKRRPGMYTDTSRPNHLGQEVIDNSVDEALAGHASRIDVILHADNSLEVTDDGRGMPVDIHPEEGIPGVELILTKLHAGGKFSNKNYQFSGGLHGVGISVVNALSNRVEITVRRNAEVYDMAFEHGEKVEELRVTGTCGRRNTGTRVHFWPDVSYFDSGNFSVSKLSYLLKAKAVLCPGLRIKFVNKQTNETQEWFYESGLEDYLKSSIDGAPTLPEVPFVGNFKGNLEAADWAITWLPESGDFLNESYVNLIPTPLGGTHVNGFRQGLLESMREFCEFRNLMPRGIKLTPEDIWDRCTFILSIKMQDPQFSGQTKEKLSSRQCAAFVSGIVRDAFSLWLNTNTEQAEALADMCINNAQKRLKAAKKVARKRITSGPALPGKLTDCSGQDPMRGELFLVEGDSAGGSAKQARDREFQAIMPLRGKILNTWEVDASQVLASQEVHDISVAIGCDPDSSDISELRYGKICILADADSDGLHIATLLCALFMKHYRVLVEQGHIYVAMPPLFRIDIGKEVFYALDDAEREGILDRIAAEKRKGKVQVTRFKGLGEMNPLQLRETTMDPNTRRLVQLTIGDADDTLALMDMLLAKKRSGDRKIWLETKGDLAQI comes from the coding sequence ATGACAAATCAATACACCTCAGATGCTATTGAAGTCCTCAACGGACTTGACCCTGTAAAACGTCGCCCGGGTATGTACACGGATACTTCGCGCCCGAACCATTTAGGGCAGGAAGTCATCGATAATAGTGTCGATGAGGCGCTTGCTGGGCATGCTAGTCGAATCGACGTTATCTTACATGCCGACAACTCACTCGAAGTTACCGATGACGGCCGTGGTATGCCTGTAGATATTCACCCAGAAGAGGGGATACCCGGGGTTGAGTTGATCCTCACTAAGCTGCATGCCGGTGGTAAGTTTTCTAATAAAAACTACCAATTCTCAGGTGGTTTACATGGGGTGGGGATCTCGGTTGTTAACGCGCTATCTAATCGAGTTGAAATCACCGTAAGGCGTAATGCTGAAGTCTATGATATGGCTTTTGAGCATGGCGAAAAAGTTGAAGAACTACGTGTAACGGGTACCTGTGGTCGACGAAATACCGGTACTAGAGTCCACTTTTGGCCTGATGTTAGTTATTTCGATTCCGGTAATTTCTCTGTCAGTAAGCTCTCTTATTTGCTCAAAGCAAAGGCTGTGTTGTGCCCAGGCTTAAGAATTAAGTTTGTAAATAAGCAGACCAATGAGACACAAGAGTGGTTCTATGAAAGTGGCTTAGAAGATTACTTAAAGTCGTCAATTGATGGCGCGCCTACGTTGCCTGAAGTTCCGTTTGTTGGCAATTTCAAGGGTAACCTTGAAGCAGCTGATTGGGCAATCACTTGGTTGCCTGAAAGTGGGGATTTCTTAAATGAGAGTTACGTTAATCTTATTCCAACACCACTAGGTGGTACGCACGTGAATGGTTTCAGGCAAGGCTTGCTTGAGTCCATGCGTGAGTTTTGTGAGTTTAGAAACTTGATGCCTCGGGGGATCAAGTTAACCCCAGAAGATATCTGGGATCGTTGCACCTTTATCTTGTCTATCAAGATGCAAGACCCACAATTTTCAGGACAAACTAAAGAGAAACTATCGAGTCGCCAATGTGCGGCTTTTGTATCTGGAATTGTACGTGATGCATTTAGCCTGTGGCTAAACACTAATACAGAGCAGGCTGAAGCTTTAGCTGATATGTGTATTAATAATGCACAGAAGCGTTTGAAAGCTGCGAAAAAAGTGGCGCGTAAGCGTATTACTTCAGGGCCTGCACTGCCAGGGAAACTGACCGATTGCAGTGGTCAAGACCCGATGCGTGGCGAACTGTTTTTGGTGGAAGGTGACTCCGCTGGCGGTAGTGCTAAGCAAGCGCGTGATCGTGAATTTCAAGCGATAATGCCACTGCGGGGTAAAATCCTAAATACTTGGGAAGTTGATGCGTCACAAGTTCTGGCATCACAAGAGGTTCATGATATCTCGGTCGCGATCGGTTGTGACCCTGATAGCAGCGACATTTCAGAGTTAAGGTATGGAAAAATCTGTATTTTGGCGGATGCTGACTCCGACGGACTGCATATTGCGACCCTGTTATGTGCACTATTTATGAAGCATTACCGTGTATTGGTCGAACAAGGGCACATCTATGTGGCGATGCCTCCCCTGTTCCGTATTGATATTGGCAAAGAAGTTTTCTATGCACTCGATGACGCCGAGAGAGAGGGGATCCTTGACCGCATCGCAGCAGAAAAGCGAAAAGGAAAGGTACAGGTAACACGATTTAAAGGCTTGGGTGAAATGAATCCACTGCAGCTTCGTGAAACTACAATGGATCCCAATACGCGTCGATTAGTTCAACTTACCATTGGTGATGCCGATGACACATTAGCGCTCATGGATATGTTGTTAGCGAAAAAACGTTCTGGCGACAGAAAAATTTGGCTGGAGACGAAAGGCGATTTAGCGCAGATCTAG
- a CDS encoding glycerophosphodiester phosphodiesterase: MKIYAHRGASGSAPENTVKAFMKAIELGAEAIELDIHLVEDQLYVFHDRRLEGKSSGRGIIDKASKQYVAGITVSGEAIPTLVEVLAALKPYNIEVNIELKGLSVLPAFTELYANLIQQQSYEPSKLLISSFNHPMLKTFKQSFPCANVAPLIEGVPLNLAQVVSELDAYSIHLGLSFVTEEMINDAHKRGAKVYVYTVDFSDDITMLAALGVDGIFTNFPARAINTLAKN; the protein is encoded by the coding sequence ATGAAGATATATGCTCACCGCGGTGCGAGTGGTTCCGCCCCTGAAAATACCGTCAAAGCGTTTATGAAAGCGATTGAACTCGGCGCAGAAGCCATTGAGCTGGATATTCATTTAGTTGAAGACCAACTCTATGTTTTTCACGATAGAAGGCTCGAAGGAAAAAGCTCAGGCAGAGGCATAATCGATAAAGCGAGTAAACAATATGTAGCAGGAATCACCGTCTCAGGTGAAGCCATTCCGACACTAGTGGAGGTGTTGGCAGCGTTAAAACCTTACAACATTGAGGTTAATATAGAGCTTAAAGGGCTATCGGTGCTGCCTGCCTTTACAGAGCTATACGCTAATCTAATTCAGCAACAGAGTTATGAACCAAGCAAGCTGTTAATCTCATCTTTTAATCACCCGATGCTTAAAACGTTTAAGCAGTCTTTTCCCTGTGCGAATGTTGCACCACTCATCGAGGGTGTGCCTCTAAATTTGGCACAAGTGGTTAGCGAGCTCGACGCATACTCTATCCATTTAGGCCTGAGTTTTGTCACCGAAGAGATGATTAACGATGCACATAAACGTGGCGCGAAGGTTTATGTTTATACGGTGGATTTCTCGGACGATATAACAATGTTGGCGGCGCTAGGAGTTGATGGCATCTTCACTAACTTTCCCGCCAGAGCCATTAATACATTAGCAAAAAACTAA
- a CDS encoding DUF3392 domain-containing protein, translated as MSKLIEFLSYLGSFIYPWLTEASTAIVACALVVFGSDINRFLRRYLTGRSFIIRTFVFVLVNAFGYGLIIVKLSPVLAQYMAKAPSHWLFILVVAVFIAIGGWAQRNKQV; from the coding sequence ATGTCTAAATTGATTGAGTTTCTGAGCTATTTAGGTTCGTTTATCTATCCTTGGCTAACAGAAGCTTCAACAGCTATTGTGGCGTGTGCGCTTGTTGTATTTGGTAGCGATATCAATCGTTTCTTGCGACGCTACTTAACTGGGCGTTCTTTTATCATTCGCACATTTGTTTTCGTGTTAGTCAATGCGTTTGGCTATGGCTTAATTATAGTAAAACTAAGCCCTGTACTAGCGCAATATATGGCAAAAGCGCCTTCGCACTGGCTGTTTATCCTTGTTGTTGCTGTTTTTATCGCTATCGGTGGCTGGGCTCAACGCAACAAACAAGTTTAA
- a CDS encoding PQQ-dependent sugar dehydrogenase — translation MTFENYPKQIFIGLSAIFVQLIYSTASIAAEPVMITVSKGFGLTLFASDLGDAKQLALGSNGTLFVGSYKEGTITALVDANQDGRVDKRYTIAKGLHYPEAIAFKDGDLYVAEDDRVLRFVDIESRLRRPGRPKEVYDRLPGNTKKSKRAMHFGPDGKLYIAIGSTCNVCEPETPFGSIIAIDVNTGESEQIVSGVRKVGAFDWSVKDKELWFSDLSRDWMGDNLPPDEINKVETVGSHYGFPYIHATDVIEPAYDKPENLKVVAPQYELPAHVAPMGLHFYRGEQFPERYRNQMFVAENGSWNRSSKVGYQIVMLEIEDKQVVKRSTVVSFLDGEFPVARPHSLITAPDGGMYISDDFKGNIYRLYYKNPQKNQSQDNE, via the coding sequence ATGACGTTTGAAAATTACCCCAAACAAATATTTATCGGTTTGTCCGCAATATTTGTTCAGCTTATTTATAGCACTGCGAGTATCGCTGCCGAGCCTGTGATGATAACAGTCTCTAAAGGCTTTGGCTTAACGCTATTTGCTTCCGATTTGGGCGATGCTAAACAGCTGGCCTTAGGCAGTAACGGCACACTGTTTGTTGGTTCCTACAAAGAGGGAACCATAACGGCACTCGTCGATGCTAACCAGGATGGTAGAGTCGATAAACGCTATACGATTGCTAAAGGGCTACATTATCCAGAAGCGATAGCTTTTAAAGATGGTGATCTTTATGTCGCTGAAGATGATCGGGTCTTAAGGTTTGTTGATATTGAGTCACGATTAAGACGTCCTGGACGACCTAAAGAGGTTTATGACCGTTTACCTGGTAACACCAAAAAAAGTAAACGAGCCATGCATTTTGGTCCAGACGGTAAGCTTTATATTGCTATTGGTTCGACATGTAATGTGTGTGAACCAGAAACACCGTTCGGTAGTATTATTGCAATCGATGTCAATACCGGCGAAAGCGAACAAATTGTTAGCGGCGTGCGCAAAGTAGGCGCTTTTGACTGGTCAGTTAAAGATAAAGAGTTATGGTTTTCTGACTTAAGCCGAGACTGGATGGGAGATAACCTGCCACCAGATGAGATCAATAAGGTAGAAACTGTAGGCAGCCATTATGGCTTTCCCTATATCCATGCCACAGATGTTATTGAACCTGCTTATGATAAACCCGAAAATTTGAAAGTGGTCGCTCCCCAGTATGAGTTACCTGCTCACGTTGCACCTATGGGGCTACACTTTTATCGCGGTGAACAGTTTCCAGAGCGTTACAGAAATCAGATGTTTGTTGCTGAAAATGGTTCATGGAACCGTTCAAGCAAAGTCGGTTACCAGATAGTGATGCTTGAAATAGAAGATAAACAAGTCGTTAAACGTAGTACGGTTGTTAGCTTTCTAGATGGAGAGTTTCCGGTTGCCAGACCCCACTCATTAATTACAGCACCCGATGGTGGCATGTATATTTCGGATGATTTTAAGGGCAACATTTACCGCTTGTATTACAAAAATCCACAAAAAAATCAGTCACAGGATAATGAGTAA
- a CDS encoding D-2-hydroxyacid dehydrogenase, with amino-acid sequence MGHKLLLLTRENERYRQLLASCHLPNIHILDDNPQNIFNADLWLAEPSLAAPILPHAANLKWMQSTFAGVDALVKPRQRRDYELTNVRGIFGPLMSEYMFGYLLAYQREHFKYRSQQAQKVWLPGSYKTLQGQNLLLLGTGSIAKHIAQTAKHFGMHVIGINRGAKPTKGFDEVDTLANLTHYLPRADAVASILPSTPETRGALNQHTLSLLKKEVVLFNLGRGDVLDLDALYIQLIQNQQQQAILDVFNQEPLPEEHPIWSLDNVVITPHIAAPSFPEQVVEIFSENYHKWIKGEKLSHRVHFERGY; translated from the coding sequence ATGGGACACAAGCTACTATTGCTTACCAGAGAAAATGAACGATATCGTCAGCTTTTGGCTTCTTGTCATCTGCCTAACATCCATATTTTGGATGATAACCCACAAAATATTTTCAATGCGGACCTATGGCTTGCAGAGCCCAGCCTCGCCGCCCCCATACTGCCTCACGCAGCCAATTTAAAATGGATGCAGTCAACTTTTGCTGGAGTGGACGCATTAGTGAAGCCGAGGCAACGCCGAGACTATGAATTGACTAATGTTCGTGGGATTTTTGGTCCATTGATGAGTGAATACATGTTTGGTTACCTTTTAGCGTACCAGCGAGAACACTTTAAGTATAGAAGTCAGCAAGCTCAGAAAGTATGGCTTCCTGGTAGCTACAAGACGTTACAAGGGCAAAACCTACTGCTGCTAGGAACGGGCTCCATCGCTAAGCATATCGCCCAAACGGCTAAGCATTTCGGCATGCATGTTATCGGTATTAATCGCGGCGCAAAACCGACCAAAGGCTTTGATGAAGTTGACACCTTAGCCAACCTAACCCATTACCTACCAAGGGCTGATGCCGTTGCCAGTATTTTACCGAGTACTCCAGAGACCCGAGGCGCACTTAACCAGCATACGTTATCGCTATTAAAGAAAGAGGTGGTGTTATTTAACTTAGGTAGAGGCGATGTGCTCGATTTAGACGCCTTATATATTCAGCTGATCCAAAACCAGCAGCAACAGGCTATCCTTGACGTATTTAATCAAGAACCATTGCCAGAAGAGCACCCAATTTGGTCTCTCGACAATGTGGTAATTACACCACATATTGCCGCGCCTAGCTTTCCAGAGCAAGTAGTAGAGATCTTTTCAGAAAACTACCATAAGTGGATAAAGGGAGAAAAGCTATCTCATCGGGTTCATTTCGAACGTGGCTACTGA
- the parC gene encoding DNA topoisomerase IV subunit A, with product MSDAIDLSLDGVEQMPMRRFTEEAYLNYSMYVIMDRALPHIGDGLKPVQRRIIYAMSELGLSAQSKHKKSARTVGDVLGKYHPHGDSACYEAMVLMAQPFSYRYPLVDGQGNWGAPDDPKSFAAMRYTEARLSKFSEVLLSELGQGTVDWGVNFDGTMKEPLVMPARLPHILLNGITGIAVGMATDVPPHNVKELVGACIELLDNPKADLPRLMEFVTGPDYPTEAEIITPKADIAKIYQTGRGSIRARAVYSVEDGEVVITALPHQASSGKILEQIAAQMQAKKLPMVTDLRDESDHESPVRMIIVPRSNRVDCDQMMAHLFATTDLEKSYRVNLNILGLNGRPQVKGLREILTEWLVFRMTTVKRRLEYRLDKILARLHILDALMIAFLNIDEVIEIIRFHDEPKAELMTRFNLSDKQADAILDLKLRHLAKLEEFKIQSEQNELAAERDKLQLLLSSERRMKTLIKKELIKDGEDYGDERRSPLVERGESKALTEQELVPVESVTVVLSAKGWVRCAKGHDIDGKSLSYKAGDEYLCAAPGRSNQPSIFIDTSGRSFATETHTLPSARSQGEPITTRFNLAPGATVEHVLLADEEQCYILASDAGYGFIAANKDMISRNKAGKALLSLPANAKVLLPQKVDKSTAQSILAITNEGRMLLFSLDALPQLTKGKGNKIIGIPTERAKNREELLTHLQVIPEGMPVTLWAGKRKLTLKPSDLEHYRGERGRRGAKLPRGLQRVDSVELGEGEQQE from the coding sequence ATGAGTGATGCGATAGATTTAAGCTTAGACGGCGTAGAGCAAATGCCAATGCGCCGCTTCACGGAAGAAGCATACCTTAATTATTCCATGTACGTGATCATGGATCGAGCTCTGCCGCATATTGGTGACGGACTTAAACCTGTTCAAAGACGTATCATTTACGCCATGAGTGAGCTTGGTTTGTCTGCACAGTCAAAGCATAAGAAATCTGCTCGTACCGTCGGAGACGTACTCGGTAAATATCACCCTCACGGTGATAGTGCATGTTATGAAGCCATGGTACTTATGGCGCAGCCGTTCTCCTACCGTTATCCGTTGGTCGACGGCCAGGGAAACTGGGGGGCGCCAGATGATCCTAAGTCATTTGCAGCGATGCGATATACCGAAGCTAGACTGTCAAAATTCTCTGAAGTTCTGTTAAGTGAGCTCGGCCAAGGGACCGTTGATTGGGGCGTTAACTTTGATGGCACCATGAAAGAGCCACTAGTCATGCCTGCTCGGTTGCCTCATATCCTACTGAACGGCATCACAGGTATTGCTGTTGGTATGGCGACTGATGTGCCGCCACACAATGTGAAGGAGCTCGTGGGCGCTTGTATCGAATTACTCGATAATCCGAAGGCCGATCTACCTCGTTTAATGGAGTTCGTTACAGGACCTGATTATCCAACTGAAGCGGAGATCATTACCCCGAAAGCAGATATCGCCAAAATATATCAGACGGGTCGAGGCTCGATTAGAGCTAGAGCTGTATACAGTGTAGAAGATGGTGAAGTGGTGATCACTGCACTACCGCATCAAGCCAGTAGCGGTAAGATATTGGAGCAGATTGCGGCGCAGATGCAGGCTAAGAAGTTGCCTATGGTAACGGATTTACGTGATGAGTCTGATCACGAAAGCCCTGTGCGGATGATCATTGTGCCGCGTTCTAACCGTGTCGATTGTGATCAGATGATGGCACACCTTTTTGCGACCACCGATCTAGAAAAAAGTTATCGAGTTAATCTAAATATATTAGGTTTGAACGGGCGACCACAGGTTAAAGGCCTTCGTGAAATACTGACTGAATGGCTGGTTTTCCGGATGACAACGGTTAAGCGTCGTTTAGAATACCGCCTAGATAAAATCTTAGCCAGACTGCACATTCTTGATGCCTTGATGATCGCATTTTTGAATATCGATGAAGTCATTGAGATCATTCGTTTTCACGATGAACCCAAAGCTGAGTTGATGACAAGATTCAATCTGTCAGATAAGCAAGCTGATGCGATTCTGGATCTAAAACTGCGCCATCTAGCTAAGTTAGAAGAGTTTAAGATTCAATCTGAGCAAAATGAGCTAGCCGCAGAACGTGACAAGCTACAACTGCTTTTAAGCTCTGAACGTCGTATGAAAACGCTGATTAAAAAAGAACTGATTAAAGATGGCGAAGACTACGGTGATGAGCGCCGCTCTCCACTGGTAGAGCGCGGAGAGTCTAAAGCACTGACTGAGCAAGAACTTGTCCCTGTCGAGTCTGTTACCGTTGTATTATCAGCAAAAGGCTGGGTGCGGTGCGCCAAGGGGCACGATATTGATGGAAAGAGTTTGTCTTATAAAGCGGGGGATGAATATCTTTGCGCCGCTCCAGGTCGCAGCAATCAACCGAGTATCTTTATTGATACTTCCGGTAGGTCATTCGCCACAGAAACTCATACGTTACCGTCAGCACGCTCTCAAGGCGAACCTATAACGACTCGCTTTAATCTCGCGCCCGGCGCAACTGTGGAACATGTGTTGTTGGCTGATGAAGAGCAGTGCTATATTTTAGCTTCTGACGCTGGTTACGGATTTATTGCGGCAAATAAGGATATGATATCGCGTAATAAAGCAGGTAAAGCTTTGTTAAGTTTACCTGCCAATGCGAAAGTATTACTGCCACAAAAAGTCGATAAATCAACAGCGCAATCAATCCTAGCGATTACTAATGAAGGCAGAATGTTACTGTTCTCATTAGATGCTTTACCGCAACTGACAAAAGGTAAGGGTAACAAGATCATTGGTATACCGACTGAGCGGGCTAAGAATCGTGAAGAGCTGCTAACGCACCTTCAGGTTATCCCCGAAGGTATGCCAGTTACTTTGTGGGCCGGTAAGCGCAAGCTAACCTTAAAACCAAGTGATTTGGAGCATTATCGTGGAGAGCGTGGTCGCAGAGGGGCTAAGTTGCCTCGTGGGCTTCAGCGTGTTGATAGTGTTGAGCTTGGGGAAGGCGAGCAGCAGGAATAG
- a CDS encoding bacterioferritin-associated ferredoxin, with the protein MYVCLCHAITDTQIKEAVSQGDASLADVKRRLGVADQCGKCAKMATQIIQRQVDIEPNFYEVA; encoded by the coding sequence ATGTACGTTTGCCTTTGTCATGCAATTACAGATACACAGATTAAAGAAGCGGTTAGCCAAGGCGATGCTTCATTAGCTGATGTAAAAAGGCGCCTAGGCGTTGCAGACCAATGTGGTAAGTGTGCCAAAATGGCAACCCAAATAATCCAAAGACAGGTCGATATCGAACCCAATTTTTATGAAGTTGCTTAG